In Halanaeroarchaeum sp. HSR-CO, one DNA window encodes the following:
- a CDS encoding glycosyltransferase family 2 protein — protein MTLSTADDRDEIALSVVIVTKNEADRIERCLESVIEACQQTVSRFEVVVVDSKSTDDTVEKASAYPVTVVRLTTDDVTPGAGRRVGTELVDASRILFVDGDMEIEADWLTAAISYMEGHQVAAVDGHLNETGSNRPEPVSSVRGVALYDREALESVGGFDPYLGALEDIHLGFELGVAGHRMVRLPEVAATHPDRAHLFEPLRRWRRGYSKGTGHALRRSWPSPTLLGNHLYRIRFRLTILAWLLAGVLAIRHRRTLVAWIGVAGLAFGVVVRHRGVSDSLLFFLHKTVGLLGLGLGIVDPVPPPERYPVDSVEVLSEGDSIHGVPSVMDR, from the coding sequence ATGACCCTCTCGACTGCTGACGACCGCGACGAGATCGCGCTGTCCGTCGTGATCGTTACGAAAAACGAAGCCGACAGAATCGAGCGCTGTCTGGAGTCGGTAATCGAGGCCTGCCAACAGACGGTGTCTCGGTTCGAAGTGGTCGTCGTCGACTCGAAATCCACTGACGACACTGTCGAGAAGGCATCGGCCTATCCGGTCACCGTCGTTCGTCTCACGACCGACGATGTCACACCGGGTGCCGGACGACGTGTCGGGACCGAATTGGTCGACGCTTCTCGGATCCTCTTCGTCGATGGGGATATGGAGATCGAGGCCGACTGGCTTACAGCAGCCATCTCCTACATGGAGGGCCACCAGGTGGCGGCCGTCGATGGTCATCTCAACGAAACCGGTTCGAACCGTCCAGAACCCGTTTCGTCGGTTCGTGGGGTTGCCCTGTACGATCGGGAGGCGCTCGAATCTGTCGGAGGATTCGATCCCTACCTGGGTGCCCTCGAGGACATCCACCTCGGATTCGAACTCGGTGTCGCTGGCCATCGTATGGTCCGACTTCCGGAGGTCGCCGCAACCCACCCCGATCGCGCTCATCTATTCGAACCATTGCGTCGGTGGAGGCGTGGGTATTCGAAGGGGACGGGTCACGCGTTACGGCGATCGTGGCCGTCGCCCACTCTTCTGGGAAACCATCTATACAGGATCCGATTTCGACTGACGATCCTCGCATGGTTACTCGCGGGGGTTCTCGCGATCCGCCATCGGCGGACACTCGTCGCCTGGATCGGTGTCGCGGGACTTGCGTTCGGCGTGGTCGTCCGGCACCGTGGAGTCAGCGATTCGTTGCTGTTTTTTCTCCACAAAACCGTGGGCCTCCTCGGACTCGGTCTCGGTATCGTCGATCCGGTCCCGCCACCGGAGCGATATCCGGTCGATTCTGTAGAAGTACTCTCCGAGGGAGATAGTATCCATGGCGTCCCTTCGGTGATGGATCGTTAA
- a CDS encoding sulfatase-like hydrolase/transferase — protein sequence MTSVALVVLDTLRADSFEEHFDWLDGATFTRAYSSSHWTIPAHASLFTGRYASEVGTTGTSPSLDWTGQTLAEAFQEAGYRCRALNANTQLSQYEGWERGFNLFEGAANLGRIDDSIFDWGRHIDATEPGIERYLSGIWGCLTEDCNTMESLQYGYGLVKRPAWDGGARAVRRRLEHMEVEDEEFLFVNLMDTHTPYHPPPGSEDPVTVVIADAFADGVTEPEKIRAAYRAATTDLAEVYRDIVAILETEYEYVITLSDHGELLGEHGLWNHSVGLHPELVHVPLVVNGPDIESGYRHEPVNLLDVHRTVAELASVDVASNGRDLFGLLEPKELLFESHGLLPFHRSQFERVDAPLKEFERWQTDLAGFVTKDGAYYYESEPGEFAVIGKTKERAPRDRLEELKTELDRREVEPAEIDITNEVRKRLEELGYA from the coding sequence ATGACATCCGTCGCGCTCGTGGTCCTCGATACGCTCAGAGCGGACTCTTTTGAGGAGCATTTCGACTGGCTCGATGGTGCAACGTTTACCAGAGCCTATTCGAGCTCACACTGGACGATTCCCGCGCATGCGTCGCTCTTTACAGGGCGGTATGCAAGTGAGGTAGGCACGACTGGCACGTCTCCTTCCCTGGATTGGACCGGCCAAACCCTCGCGGAAGCTTTTCAGGAGGCGGGCTATCGGTGCCGCGCTTTGAATGCAAACACTCAGCTCTCCCAGTACGAGGGATGGGAACGTGGGTTCAACCTCTTTGAGGGTGCTGCGAACCTCGGGCGAATTGACGATTCCATCTTCGATTGGGGCCGACATATCGATGCGACGGAACCCGGTATCGAACGGTATCTCTCCGGAATTTGGGGCTGTCTTACCGAGGACTGCAACACGATGGAGTCACTGCAGTATGGCTATGGGCTCGTGAAGCGACCCGCCTGGGATGGCGGTGCCCGTGCGGTCCGCCGTCGTCTCGAGCACATGGAGGTCGAAGACGAGGAGTTCTTGTTCGTCAATTTGATGGATACGCACACGCCCTATCATCCGCCTCCAGGAAGCGAGGATCCGGTGACGGTTGTTATTGCCGACGCCTTTGCGGATGGCGTCACGGAACCCGAAAAAATCAGAGCGGCCTATCGTGCAGCAACGACCGACCTGGCGGAGGTGTACAGGGACATCGTCGCCATCCTCGAAACGGAGTACGAGTACGTGATTACGCTATCCGATCACGGTGAGTTGCTCGGCGAACACGGGCTGTGGAACCACTCGGTTGGACTCCATCCCGAACTCGTCCACGTCCCATTGGTTGTCAACGGCCCGGATATTGAGTCGGGATACCGGCACGAACCGGTCAATCTCCTCGATGTCCACCGCACGGTCGCAGAACTCGCATCGGTCGACGTTGCATCGAATGGGAGAGACCTGTTCGGCTTGCTAGAGCCGAAAGAGCTTCTCTTCGAATCCCACGGATTGCTCCCCTTCCATAGATCTCAGTTCGAAAGAGTCGATGCGCCGCTAAAGGAGTTCGAGCGGTGGCAGACCGACCTGGCTGGCTTCGTGACGAAAGATGGGGCGTACTACTACGAGTCCGAGCCTGGCGAGTTTGCGGTTATCGGGAAGACGAAAGAACGGGCCCCGCGTGACCGACTCGAGGAACTGAAAACAGAGCTCGATCGGCGGGAGGTGGAGCCTGCGGAAATCGATATCACGAACGAGGTCCGGAAACGTCTCGAGGAACTCGGGTACGCCTGA
- a CDS encoding ATP-grasp domain-containing protein has translation MNRARDGAAVVPAIKAPNSVALLRSLGRQGVDTIAVSEHDRPPAFRSRYVDERVAVPVPGEDIDRYRAELLALARRDDVRAILPVRETDVYALSTDRAAFAEHVAPIWPTADALRTVHDRVRLFDVADRIGVHTPETTLLTEVEDWDRERIVKGRFAILVNEFVDTVPPGRVASPPKTIFLEPGTVPYVESIIDEMGHVPITQEYVRGTEYCLRALYHDGEPVATSQKRLRRGYKYSRGPSIYHEAADIPELRTAGLRLLNELEWEGIASVGFIRDESGRFNLLEVNPRFPASIPVDIYAGVDYPGYVWNLATDQPLDPPPDYRPGTASHLLRGEVAHLHSVVVEDYPMVERPGVGATVWDIASSTLRHPNFDVASLDDPGPFVRDTWNAVRGTVGSSSASIAETWNAVRSTLSVR, from the coding sequence ATGAATCGAGCGCGCGACGGAGCAGCAGTCGTCCCAGCGATCAAGGCACCGAACTCGGTGGCACTCCTTCGCTCGCTCGGCCGCCAGGGGGTCGACACGATCGCCGTGTCGGAACACGATCGTCCGCCCGCCTTCCGCTCCCGGTACGTCGACGAGCGAGTGGCGGTCCCGGTCCCCGGCGAGGACATCGATAGGTATCGTGCGGAGCTGTTGGCCCTCGCACGCAGAGACGACGTGCGGGCGATTCTCCCGGTCAGAGAGACGGACGTCTACGCGCTCTCGACCGATCGGGCGGCGTTCGCGGAACACGTCGCCCCAATCTGGCCGACCGCAGATGCGCTCCGGACAGTCCACGACCGGGTTCGCCTCTTCGACGTCGCCGATCGGATCGGTGTCCACACGCCCGAGACGACATTGTTGACCGAGGTGGAAGACTGGGACCGCGAACGGATCGTCAAGGGACGTTTCGCCATCCTGGTGAACGAGTTCGTCGATACGGTCCCCCCGGGGCGAGTTGCATCGCCGCCGAAAACGATTTTCCTCGAACCAGGGACGGTCCCGTACGTCGAATCGATAATCGACGAGATGGGCCACGTCCCGATCACCCAGGAGTACGTCCGCGGAACGGAGTACTGTCTCCGGGCCCTCTACCACGATGGCGAACCGGTCGCGACGTCCCAGAAACGGCTGCGACGTGGATACAAGTACTCACGAGGGCCGAGCATCTATCACGAAGCCGCCGACATCCCCGAACTGCGAACGGCTGGACTGCGCCTGCTGAACGAACTGGAGTGGGAAGGGATCGCCTCGGTCGGTTTCATCCGCGACGAATCTGGGCGATTCAACCTCCTGGAGGTGAATCCGCGCTTTCCGGCGAGCATCCCCGTCGACATCTACGCGGGCGTGGACTATCCCGGGTACGTGTGGAACCTGGCGACCGACCAGCCACTCGATCCCCCACCGGACTACCGTCCCGGTACGGCATCACATCTCCTCCGTGGCGAGGTCGCCCACCTCCACAGCGTCGTCGTCGAGGACTATCCGATGGTCGAGCGGCCAGGAGTCGGTGCGACCGTCTGGGACATCGCGAGTTCCACGCTGCGACACCCGAACTTCGACGTTGCCAGCCTGGACGACCCCGGTCCGTTCGTCCGTGACACCTGGAACGCCGTCAGGGGGACGGTCGGCAGTTCCAGTGCTTCCATCGCCGAAACGTGGAATGCGGTTCGATCGACGTTATCGGTCAGGTGA
- a CDS encoding polysaccharide deacetylase family protein gives MGSVVISVDAELGWGFHDFAEPPMERIEAARDGWRSLVDLFDRFSVPATWAVVGHLFWDDCDGVHPDHPASPDWFSTERTEWADRPDLRFGGTVLEALLGSDVDHDVGSHTFSHVVATEDWVSRQTFAADVEMGVEALERRGIPVQSFVYPRNYVAHRDVLVENDIVTYRGERSLPQSTVGRLAAKLGPAVSSNRVRLVDPFVDEYGLVVVPPSLYLYGFEGSLATVVDRIWTDPMLAHARQGIDRAAMDDGIFHLWLHPNNLIDTPAVDRLATVLAYLDRRRHETSLRVETMADVAHRVT, from the coding sequence GTGGGATCGGTCGTGATCTCGGTCGATGCCGAACTCGGCTGGGGCTTTCACGACTTCGCGGAGCCACCGATGGAACGTATCGAGGCCGCCCGTGACGGCTGGCGGTCGCTCGTCGACCTGTTCGACCGGTTTTCGGTGCCGGCCACCTGGGCCGTGGTCGGCCACCTCTTCTGGGACGATTGCGACGGCGTCCACCCGGACCATCCCGCCTCACCCGACTGGTTCTCGACGGAGCGGACCGAGTGGGCCGACCGCCCCGACCTCCGATTCGGGGGCACCGTCCTCGAAGCGCTCCTCGGTTCCGACGTGGACCACGACGTCGGGAGTCACACGTTCTCACACGTCGTCGCCACCGAGGACTGGGTCTCCCGGCAGACCTTCGCTGCCGACGTCGAGATGGGCGTCGAGGCGCTCGAACGACGGGGGATACCCGTACAATCGTTCGTCTATCCTCGCAACTACGTCGCTCACCGAGACGTGCTGGTCGAGAACGACATCGTCACGTATCGAGGCGAGCGCTCCCTGCCACAATCCACCGTCGGACGACTCGCCGCGAAACTCGGTCCGGCGGTGTCGTCGAATCGGGTCCGGCTCGTCGATCCATTCGTCGACGAGTACGGACTGGTGGTCGTTCCGCCGTCGCTGTACCTCTACGGTTTCGAAGGGTCGCTGGCGACGGTGGTCGACCGGATCTGGACCGATCCGATGCTCGCACACGCCCGACAGGGGATCGATCGGGCCGCGATGGACGACGGTATCTTCCATCTCTGGCTCCATCCGAACAATCTCATCGATACCCCCGCAGTCGACCGTCTGGCGACCGTCCTCGCGTATCTCGACCGGCGGCGACACGAGACCTCACTGCGGGTCGAGACGATGGCCGACGTCGCACATCGAGTCACCTGA
- a CDS encoding Gfo/Idh/MocA family protein, with translation MGTAAGIHVMSQDNRPSSPLDAGVIGVGSMGRNHARVLSETLDVNLVGVTDADGGRAEAVAAEYGTRAMSRSLLLSVADVVVVAVPTEYHADIVRESMEADVHVLVEKPFVDDLEVGRELARLADDRGLTLQVGHIEQFNPVMDVVRDIVPGLDVVAIDIDRLGPPLDRETSDNVVMDLMVHDIDILFSLVDADVTGVSAVAHDEQHVAAQFAFDNHAIASVTASRLTQQKVRNLSITAHTRRINVDFIAQNVEIHRRSVPEYITTDGDLQYRHESVVERPTIQNGEPLKRELVSFVDAVTTGTDPQVTAADALETLEMAERIESLALAPKDSIEVQAE, from the coding sequence GTGGGCACGGCCGCCGGGATCCACGTCATGAGTCAGGATAACAGACCATCTTCACCGCTGGACGCGGGCGTGATCGGGGTCGGCAGCATGGGACGTAATCACGCCAGAGTGTTGAGCGAGACGCTCGACGTGAACCTCGTCGGGGTGACGGATGCCGACGGCGGCCGCGCCGAAGCGGTCGCAGCGGAATACGGGACGAGAGCGATGAGCCGGTCGCTACTGCTCTCCGTCGCGGACGTGGTCGTCGTCGCCGTCCCGACCGAGTACCACGCGGACATCGTTCGGGAATCCATGGAGGCAGACGTACACGTCCTCGTCGAGAAACCGTTCGTGGACGACCTGGAGGTGGGGCGAGAACTCGCCCGGCTGGCCGACGACAGGGGCCTCACACTCCAGGTCGGCCACATCGAGCAGTTCAACCCGGTGATGGACGTCGTCAGGGACATCGTACCGGGATTGGACGTGGTGGCCATCGACATCGACCGCCTCGGGCCGCCACTGGACCGTGAGACGAGCGACAACGTGGTGATGGACCTGATGGTCCACGACATCGACATCCTGTTCTCGCTCGTGGACGCCGACGTCACCGGAGTGTCCGCGGTCGCCCACGACGAACAGCACGTCGCCGCGCAGTTCGCCTTCGACAACCACGCGATCGCGAGCGTGACCGCGAGCCGTCTCACCCAGCAGAAGGTCCGCAACCTCTCGATTACGGCCCACACCCGCCGCATCAACGTCGATTTCATCGCACAGAACGTGGAGATCCATCGCCGCTCCGTCCCGGAGTACATCACCACCGATGGCGACCTCCAGTACCGTCACGAGAGCGTCGTCGAACGGCCGACAATACAGAACGGTGAACCGTTGAAACGGGAACTCGTCTCGTTCGTCGATGCCGTGACGACGGGAACGGACCCGCAGGTCACGGCCGCGGATGCCCTCGAGACACTCGAGATGGCCGAACGCATCGAATCGCTTGCACTCGCCCCGAAGGACTCCATAGAGGTGCAAGCCGAATGA
- a CDS encoding nucleotide sugar dehydrogenase, which produces MSQQIDSPQGLYGSTATESEQRTAFTGGDVPVAVYGLGKMGLPLAAVYAEVTGNVVGADIDGDVVERINAGESHVEREPGLPELVESLVDRKALQAVSDPTEAARRAAVHVLMVPTLLTEDDAPDLSTLLAATRDVATGLSPGDLVIVESTVPPGTTADRIVPLLEAESGLEEGEFGAAACPERTSSGRALQDVRGAYPKVVGGVDDESTRVAALVYDEVSDNRVITTPDARTAEAVKVFEGVYRDVNIALANQLSRYAEVADVDVNAAIEVANTQPFCDIHDPGPGVGGHCIPVYPHFLLQSFDVEAPLLSIARSVNDGMPAHTVATLDSILEERERAMDGATVLVLGLTYRGNVVEIRNAPSIPIARMLQNRGAAVLASDPILDDWAAFDGVEPISVGAVTETDPDAVLVLADHDEFESLDWSSFDAPILDGRKVLEDIDPETPVFTIGGRRT; this is translated from the coding sequence ATGAGCCAACAGATCGACAGTCCACAGGGACTGTACGGATCGACGGCGACCGAAAGCGAACAACGGACCGCGTTCACCGGGGGCGATGTTCCCGTCGCCGTCTACGGCCTCGGAAAGATGGGGCTCCCGCTCGCCGCTGTCTACGCGGAGGTGACTGGGAACGTCGTCGGCGCCGATATCGACGGCGATGTCGTCGAACGGATAAATGCGGGAGAGAGTCACGTGGAGCGCGAGCCCGGACTCCCCGAACTCGTCGAGTCGCTGGTCGACCGGAAGGCACTGCAAGCCGTCTCGGACCCGACGGAGGCCGCGAGGCGGGCAGCCGTCCACGTACTCATGGTTCCGACGCTTCTCACCGAGGACGACGCGCCCGATCTCAGCACCCTCCTCGCTGCGACTCGCGACGTTGCGACCGGCCTCTCACCCGGTGACCTCGTGATCGTCGAATCGACGGTCCCGCCGGGCACGACGGCAGACAGGATCGTCCCACTCCTCGAAGCGGAGAGCGGTCTCGAGGAGGGTGAGTTCGGGGCCGCCGCCTGTCCGGAACGCACCTCGAGCGGGCGGGCGCTCCAGGACGTTCGCGGCGCCTACCCGAAGGTCGTCGGTGGTGTCGACGACGAGAGCACCCGGGTCGCGGCACTCGTCTACGACGAGGTGAGCGACAATCGGGTCATCACCACCCCCGATGCTCGTACTGCGGAGGCCGTGAAGGTTTTCGAAGGCGTCTACCGGGACGTCAACATCGCTCTCGCCAACCAGCTATCGCGATACGCCGAGGTCGCCGATGTCGACGTCAACGCCGCCATCGAGGTGGCCAACACCCAGCCGTTCTGTGACATCCACGACCCGGGACCCGGTGTCGGCGGCCACTGCATCCCGGTCTATCCGCATTTCCTCCTCCAGTCGTTCGACGTGGAGGCGCCACTGTTGTCCATCGCGCGCAGCGTCAACGACGGAATGCCCGCCCACACGGTCGCGACGCTCGATTCGATCCTCGAGGAGCGAGAACGTGCCATGGATGGCGCCACCGTGCTCGTCCTCGGACTCACCTATCGAGGAAACGTCGTGGAGATACGAAACGCCCCGTCGATACCAATCGCGCGAATGCTCCAGAACAGAGGAGCCGCCGTTCTCGCGAGCGACCCTATCCTCGATGACTGGGCCGCCTTCGATGGCGTCGAGCCCATCTCGGTCGGAGCGGTGACCGAGACGGACCCGGACGCGGTCCTCGTTCTTGCCGACCACGACGAGTTCGAATCCCTCGACTGGTCGTCGTTCGACGCGCCCATCCTCGATGGCCGGAAGGTCCTCGAGGACATCGACCCCGAAACCCCGGTGTTCACCATCGGCGGCCGGCGGACGTGA
- a CDS encoding carboxylate--amine ligase translates to MASTGSTRESALIPMGFEPGGYVSTRSLSRRGIHTIVASEYEDTPSAASRFADEFVEIPSPYDDLIAYKDALLGIAARADVQTILPLRAQDAFLFARYEEEFERYVSLVSPSSALLNVVFDRMQLVEAGIEAGVPVPETTLLSDVDCWDTDRIIKSRYNLLTPENVSHFEDGDVATAKSVTPVPAGTAPDVDAIESEMLHTPIVQEYVTSSDEYLYGALYDHGEPVTTFQHRQIRGDSYSGGGGVYRKSIDDPELDRVARRLLDHLDFHGLACIEYMKRADTGEYVLTEINPRLWQSLACADHAGADFPYRYWQVANGEVEAEAAIDDYEVGVGSHLLYGELGHLQSILTEDSPFVEPPSFTRTAWEVGASCIDTPNFDLLRFDDPMPFVRGLEHVLLK, encoded by the coding sequence ATGGCCAGTACCGGGTCCACCCGCGAGTCCGCATTGATCCCCATGGGGTTCGAACCAGGAGGATACGTCAGCACGCGGTCGTTGTCCCGACGTGGTATTCACACCATCGTCGCATCTGAGTACGAAGACACCCCTTCTGCGGCCTCGCGGTTCGCTGACGAATTCGTCGAGATACCATCGCCGTACGACGACCTCATCGCCTACAAGGACGCACTCCTGGGCATCGCGGCCAGAGCGGACGTACAGACGATATTGCCACTCCGGGCCCAGGACGCGTTCCTGTTCGCCCGTTACGAGGAGGAGTTCGAACGCTACGTCTCGCTGGTCTCTCCCTCGTCGGCTCTCCTGAACGTCGTCTTCGACCGGATGCAACTGGTCGAAGCCGGCATCGAAGCGGGGGTGCCCGTTCCCGAGACCACACTTCTGTCGGACGTCGACTGCTGGGATACCGATCGGATCATCAAATCGCGATACAACCTCCTGACTCCGGAGAACGTCTCTCACTTCGAGGATGGCGACGTGGCGACGGCGAAGTCGGTGACGCCCGTCCCGGCCGGCACGGCACCCGACGTCGACGCCATCGAATCCGAGATGTTGCATACGCCGATCGTCCAGGAGTACGTTACCTCCTCCGACGAGTACCTCTACGGAGCGCTCTACGACCACGGGGAACCGGTGACCACCTTCCAGCATCGCCAGATCCGTGGCGACTCCTACAGCGGTGGTGGTGGTGTCTACCGGAAATCGATCGACGACCCGGAACTCGACCGGGTGGCTCGGAGGCTCCTCGATCATCTGGATTTCCACGGTCTCGCCTGCATCGAATACATGAAACGCGCGGACACGGGCGAATACGTGCTGACCGAGATCAATCCCCGCCTGTGGCAGTCGCTCGCGTGTGCCGACCACGCAGGGGCCGACTTTCCCTATCGGTACTGGCAGGTGGCCAACGGCGAGGTCGAGGCCGAGGCCGCCATCGACGACTACGAGGTGGGGGTCGGCTCCCACCTGCTGTACGGTGAACTCGGGCACCTCCAGAGCATCCTCACCGAGGATTCGCCCTTCGTCGAACCCCCCTCGTTCACCAGAACCGCCTGGGAGGTCGGCGCCTCCTGTATCGATACGCCGAACTTCGACTTGCTGCGATTCGACGATCCGATGCCCTTCGTTCGTGGCCTCGAACACGTTCTCCTGAAGTGA
- a CDS encoding glycosyltransferase family 4 protein — translation MRVLNLITDPTVPPFTQQVAALADIGVEQTTVSVPGTRRTGDNGETTRSIVDYLRFYPSVLRASFGDFDVVHANYGLTAPAALCQLRLPVVVSLWGSDLMGQYSRLSQWCARFADATIVMSAEMDAVLATDSHVIPHGVDLSLFEPTSKREAREAVGWDHDVEHVLFPYSTSRSVKDYPRAERVVERVDERLDQPVVLQSLDHVPHETVPTYMNAADVMLLTSRREGSPNTVKEAMACNLPVVSTDVGDVRERLSDVHPSHIGESDEELVEGLIDVLERGVASNGRAVAQSLGLESMARQIRSVYESVV, via the coding sequence ATGCGCGTACTCAATCTCATCACCGACCCGACCGTCCCGCCGTTCACCCAGCAGGTGGCGGCCCTCGCCGACATCGGGGTCGAACAGACGACCGTCTCGGTCCCGGGAACCCGTCGCACGGGTGACAACGGCGAGACGACGCGGTCGATCGTCGACTACCTCAGATTCTATCCGTCGGTCCTTCGCGCATCGTTCGGGGACTTCGACGTCGTCCACGCCAACTACGGGTTGACCGCACCAGCGGCGCTCTGTCAACTCCGGCTACCGGTCGTCGTCTCCCTGTGGGGATCCGACCTCATGGGACAGTATAGTCGCCTCAGCCAGTGGTGTGCCCGATTCGCCGACGCGACCATCGTGATGAGTGCCGAGATGGACGCGGTCCTCGCCACCGACAGTCACGTCATCCCACACGGCGTCGATCTGTCGTTGTTCGAACCGACGTCGAAACGCGAGGCCAGGGAAGCGGTGGGATGGGATCACGACGTCGAACACGTCCTGTTTCCCTATTCGACCTCGCGCTCCGTCAAAGACTATCCGCGAGCAGAGCGCGTGGTCGAGCGCGTCGACGAACGACTGGACCAACCTGTGGTCCTGCAGTCGCTCGATCACGTCCCCCACGAGACCGTGCCGACGTACATGAACGCGGCCGACGTGATGCTACTCACCTCGAGACGGGAAGGCTCACCGAATACGGTGAAGGAGGCGATGGCGTGTAATCTGCCAGTCGTCTCGACCGACGTCGGCGACGTCCGCGAGCGTCTCTCGGACGTCCATCCCTCCCACATCGGGGAGTCCGATGAAGAACTCGTCGAAGGCCTGATCGACGTCCTCGAACGTGGGGTCGCTTCGAACGGACGGGCGGTCGCACAGTCGCTCGGTCTGGAATCGATGGCCAGGCAGATACGGTCGGTGTACGAGTCGGTCGTCTGA